TGCGGTTGTAGGAGGAGCTCTGAATCTGGACGCACTGAGCGTCTTCGACGAGGGGACGCTGTTGCTAGAAAGAATCCGCAACGTGAGTTTCATGGGTGCGACTGGCCCTGTAAAGTTGGACTCAGATGGTAACCTTATCCAGCCTGCATATGACATTGTAAACGTAGTAGGGTCTGGTTTGAGGACGATTGGCTATTGGTCCAACTACTCTGGGCTGTCCGTTGTGTCCCCTGAGACTCTGTACAAGAAACCATTCAATGTCAGTGCAAACCAGGAGCTCCACGCTGCCATCTGGCCAGGCGAGACTGTAACGAGGCCCCGGGGATGGGTGTTCCCTAACAACGGGAATGAGCTGAGGATTGGAGTTCCCGACAGGGTAAGCTACCGTCAGTTTATATCAGTAGACAATCAAACTGGAACGGTGGGAGGTTTCTGCATCGATGTGTTTGCTGCTGCGATAAACCTGCTGCAGTACCCAGTCACATATAGGTTTGTGCCTTTTGGCAATGGCCGTGAGAATCCAAGCTACACGGAACTTATCGGTCGAATTCTGACGAATGTAAGCTCTATTTTCTGTTTCTGACATGGGCTTCATATCATATATACGGCTAGAGTGTGTGTCACTGGGTCATGCTTtaataaccgtctttctttttatttttctaggAATTTGATGCTGTTGTTGGGGATGTAGCTATTGTCACGAATCGGACAAAAGTTGTTGATTTCACCCAGCCATACGTTGCTTCTGGCCTCGTCATACTTACCGCCGTCAAGACACAGAGCTCGGATGCATGGGCTTTCCTGCAGCCGTTTACCATCAGAATGTGGTCTGTGACAGGGGTGTTCTTTCTGGTCGTAGGAGCAGTGATTTGGTTGCTCGAGCACAGAATCAACGACGACTTCCGTGGTCCTCCAGCGAAGCAGGTTATTACTGTTTTCTGGTGAGTGCTTAGCGTCTAGCATTTTTTATATATATATGTGCGCTTAGTTTTCTTCGTTGTTGGCATCGATTTACTGTCATCTTACAAGGCGAGTTGGAAGGATAAGCAGATCAATTTTGCTTTGTCGAAGACATTTCTCTGCACAGATTTTTCGCTGCCTGTCCAACATCACATACTTGACATGCTATATACTATATGCCAATTGCAGGTTCAGTTTCTCAACTCTGTTCTTTGCCCACAGTAAGTGAAATGCAGCTCTCTACATTTATGCTCAATAATCAGGACAAAACTTGGCAAACGTGCTCAGGAGATCTTGGACGATTTTGACAGGAGAGGACACGAGGAGCACGCTGGGCCGCGTCGTGGTCATCATCTGGCTGTTCGTAGTCCTGATCATCCAGTCCAGCTACACCGCGAGCCTGACCTCCATCCTCACCGTGCAGCAGCTGACGTCCCCGATCAAGGGCATCGACAGCCTGATCGCCAGCGACGAGCCCATCGGGTTCCAGGTTGGGTCCTTCGCGGAGAGCTACCTGGTGCACGAGCTGGGCGTCTCCCCGTCCAGGCTCAAGGCGCTCGGCACCCCGGACGAGTACAAGAACGCGCTAGAGCTCGGGCCTCGCAAGGGAGGCGTCGTGGCCATCGTCGACGAGCGCCCGTACGTCGAGGTCTTCCTGGTGCAGCACGACAAGTTCGCCATCGTGGGCGCGGAGTTCACCAAGAGCGGCTGGGGCTTCGTGAGTCCGTCGCGATTCACCTTCACCTCTCATGCATACGTTACGTTTTTCTTTGGGCTTCTGATAACTGTTTTGGTCAGGCGTTCCCGCGTGACTCGCCTCTGGCCGTGGACCTGTCGACGGCGATCCTGGCGCTGTCGGAGAACGGCGACCTGCAGAGGATCCACGACAAGTGGCTGTCGAACGGGCCGTCGCCCCAGTCCACGACCGACCTGGAGCCGGAACGGCTGCGGGTGCAGAGCTTCTCGGCGCTGTTCCTCCTCTGCGGCGCGGCGTGCCTCGCGGCGCTGGCCATCCACGGCTGCATCCTGGCCCGGCAGTACTCCCTCCACGTGGCGTCCCAGCCGCCGGACGCGGTGGCCACGGGGGCCGACGGCGCCATCCGCCGCTCCAGCCGCAGCAGCATCCGGTCGTTCCTGTCCTTCGCGGACCGCCGGGAGGCGCAGTGCCCGAGGGGGAGCTGCAAGGACCCCGCCGCGGCGCTGGGAGGGTCCTCCAGCAGCGGCGTCAGCAGCTTCACGTCAAGCAACGCCAGCGTATCGAGGTAGCCGCGTCCGATGGACCGGCATACGCACGGCACGATACGTCGATGCCTCAGCACAGATAGTCCACACTACTGTACGTGCGCGTAGGCCGTAGATGCCGGCGTGTAAATGGTCGTATCGTAGAGACATTGATTCGATTTTGCTACCGTCTGGGGTCCATGGTGCAGTGAATTTGGATCCCCGTGTGCTGAGGAATTGTATACGTACGAGTAAAGCAGCGCGCATGGGGGGCAGGCGGGCAGGGCAGTTTCGCGGCC
This portion of the Zea mays cultivar B73 chromosome 2, Zm-B73-REFERENCE-NAM-5.0, whole genome shotgun sequence genome encodes:
- the LOC100279951 gene encoding glutamate receptor 3.3 isoform X2; amino-acid sequence: MTSTEIQAFFRGRSWLFRCKIPTTAVSSALFKPCNSWRKTRSRSSGHSLQSLRTSYPTSQMNSSDQFQMASVAAIVDYYGWKMVTAVYIDDDYGRNGVSSLDDELAKRRLKILYKAAIRPGARKSEMAAVLVKAAMMESRVFVLHARDDSGIDVFSLAYNLSMTSGGYVWIATDWLTACLDSAPRLGTGLLNTMQGVLTLRQHTENTSRKKALVSRWSEVAKEEEEEDGGSLPNTYGLYAYDTVWMLAHGLDAFFNSGGNISFSPDPRLRAVVGGALNLDALSVFDEGTLLLERIRNVSFMGATGPVKLDSDGNLIQPAYDIVNVVGSGLRTIGYWSNYSGLSVVSPETLYKKPFNVSANQELHAAIWPGETVTRPRGWVFPNNGNELRIGVPDRVSYRQFISVDNQTGTVGGFCIDVFAAAINLLQYPVTYRFVPFGNGRENPSYTELIGRILTNEFDAVVGDVAIVTNRTKVVDFTQPYVASGLVILTAVKTQSSDAWAFLQPFTIRMWSVTGVFFLVVGAVIWLLEHRINDDFRGPPAKQVITVFWFSFSTLFFAHREDTRSTLGRVVVIIWLFVVLIIQSSYTASLTSILTVQQLTSPIKGIDSLIASDEPIGFQVGSFAESYLVHELGVSPSRLKALGTPDEYKNALELGPRKGGVVAIVDERPYVEVFLVQHDKFAIVGAEFTKSGWGFAFPRDSPLAVDLSTAILALSENGDLQRIHDKWLSNGPSPQSTTDLEPERLRVQSFSALFLLCGAACLAALAIHGCILARQYSLHVASQPPDAVATGADGAIRRSSRSSIRSFLSFADRREAQCPRGSCKDPAAALGGSSSSGVSSFTSSNASVSR
- the LOC100279951 gene encoding glutamate receptor 3.3 isoform X1, giving the protein MKSMLQVWGIFCCVCSCALGQNTSARPSVVNVGALFTFHSTIGRAAKVAIAAAVNDINRDPSVLQGTKLVVQMQDTNYSGFISIVQALQFMEKDTIAIIGPQSSVVAHVISHVANELQVPLMSFAATDPTLTPLQYPFFVRTVHSDQFQMASVAAIVDYYGWKMVTAVYIDDDYGRNGVSSLDDELAKRRLKILYKAAIRPGARKSEMAAVLVKAAMMESRVFVLHARDDSGIDVFSLAYNLSMTSGGYVWIATDWLTACLDSAPRLGTGLLNTMQGVLTLRQHTENTSRKKALVSRWSEVAKEEEEEDGGSLPNTYGLYAYDTVWMLAHGLDAFFNSGGNISFSPDPRLRAVVGGALNLDALSVFDEGTLLLERIRNVSFMGATGPVKLDSDGNLIQPAYDIVNVVGSGLRTIGYWSNYSGLSVVSPETLYKKPFNVSANQELHAAIWPGETVTRPRGWVFPNNGNELRIGVPDRVSYRQFISVDNQTGTVGGFCIDVFAAAINLLQYPVTYRFVPFGNGRENPSYTELIGRILTNEFDAVVGDVAIVTNRTKVVDFTQPYVASGLVILTAVKTQSSDAWAFLQPFTIRMWSVTGVFFLVVGAVIWLLEHRINDDFRGPPAKQVITVFWFSFSTLFFAHREDTRSTLGRVVVIIWLFVVLIIQSSYTASLTSILTVQQLTSPIKGIDSLIASDEPIGFQVGSFAESYLVHELGVSPSRLKALGTPDEYKNALELGPRKGGVVAIVDERPYVEVFLVQHDKFAIVGAEFTKSGWGFAFPRDSPLAVDLSTAILALSENGDLQRIHDKWLSNGPSPQSTTDLEPERLRVQSFSALFLLCGAACLAALAIHGCILARQYSLHVASQPPDAVATGADGAIRRSSRSSIRSFLSFADRREAQCPRGSCKDPAAALGGSSSSGVSSFTSSNASVSR
- the LOC100279951 gene encoding glutamate receptor 3.3 isoform X3, yielding MKSMLQVWGIFCCVCSCALGQNTSARPSVVNVGALFTFHSTIGRAAKVAIAAAVNDINRDPSVLQGTKLVVQMQDTNYSGFISIVQALQFMEKDTIAIIGPQSSVVAHVISHVANELQVPLMSFAATDPTLTPLQYPFFVRTVHSDQFQMASVAAIVDYYGWKMVTAVYIDDDYGRNGVSSLDDELAKRRLKILYKAAIRPGARKSEMAAVLVKAAMMESRVFVLHARDDSGIDVFSLAYNLSMTSGGYVWIATDWLTACLDSAPRLGTGLLNTMQGVLTLRQHTENTSRKKALVSRWSEVAKEEEEEDGGSLPNTYGLYAYDTVWMLAHGLDAFFNSGGNISFSPDPRLRAVVGGALNLDALSVFDEGTLLLERIRNVSFMGATGPVKLDSDGNLIQPAYDIVNVVGSGLRTIGYWSNYSGLSVVSPETLYKKPFNVSANQELHAAIWPGETVTRPRGWVFPNNGNELRIGVPDRVSYRQFISVDNQTGTVGGFCIDVFAAAINLLQYPVTYRFVPFGNGRENPSYTELIGRILTNEFDAVVGDVAIVTNRTKVVDFTQPYVASGLVILTAVKTQSSDAWAFLQPFTIRMWSVTGVFFLVVGAVIWLLEHRINDDFRGPPAKQVITVFWFSFSTLFFAHREDTRSTLGRVVVIIWLFVVLIIQSSYTASLTSILTVQQLTSPIKGIDSLIASDEPIGFQVGSFAESYLVHELGVSPSRLKALGTPDEYKNALELGPRKGGVVAIVDERPYVEVFLVQHDKFAIVGAEFTKSGWGFVSVPA